The genomic interval GTCCAGTTGCAGTGGTAGCAGGTAGGTGGGCTGGCGCTCAGAGGCGACGTCGGCGACTAGGGCGTCGTCGCGGCTGCGGGCGCGGAGGAGGCGCAGGCCTTGGCGGATGAAACCAGCATATTCCACTGCGGCGTTGAAGGGCGCATGAGTGCGGTATTTCGGGTAGAACAGGGCGTTGAGCGCGCCGCCTGCATGATAAATCACATCATGTGCTGCGCGTGCCGTGAAGGACAGTTTGAATGACTTGCCGTTTTGGTAGCGCGGGATGTATTTGCCCACTTCGCGGTACCACTCCGGGTCCCGCGGCAAGCGTGAATTATTGTTAACACCATCACGTTCCAGGGTGATCCAGTAAGGGCGGAAGTAGCCTTCCTCGAACACGTGCACGCGGATACCTTGCAGGCGAGCAAGCTTTATCGCCACTTGGTGCACTGGACGGCAGTCGCCAAAAAGTACCAGGTCGGTAATGTCTAAATCCCGAAAAACCTGAGAGTAGTAGCCCTCCAGCTCTCCCGTTTGCAGCCCGCAGCGGCGGCGCGAACCCGAGCTGTAAAGTACATCACCGACGTTGAAACTTATGCTGTGTACGCGCTGGTCAATCGCTCTAAGCCCTTGGGCTAGTCGACTGAAGAAGGGCGAGCTGACACTTTGCAAAAACAAAAAATTGTTACGCGGAATCCCTAATAGCGGACGACGCGTCGGTTCGACGATCAGTTGGCCGGGCGCTTCCTGCCCAGCAAACTGCTCAACCGTCGTTTCAAATCCTGCCATTTAGACGTTGCTCCGGGCTGCGGTAATGCATGCCAATGTTGTAATTCGTAGAGAGTCTGTTCGGCTGTGGTAAAACGATTGGTTACCAGGCTCACATACGTGGGATAAAGCAACAGCGTGGCCGCTACCAATTCATCCAAGGTCACGGGGCGACAGCGTCGGCGCCGAACTTGGTCATCCAATTCATGATCAACAGTCAACCCCCAGCCCGCGTAAAAAGGCTGGCCGTAAGTGGTAACCGGTACCCCGCGCAGCAGTGCTTCAAAGCCTGATTGCGAAGTAAGAACATGAACTTCGTCCACCACTGCAAGCAATTGTTGCAAGGGGGTGTCGCCGATCACCTCGTCGCACCAGTGAACCGTCTGAGCTTCATCGCTGCCGCTCGAGCGGGTACCTGCGAGTACCTCTGGGTGAGGTTTGTAAAGCACCCACGCCTGAGGGTTTTTCTCGCGTACGGCGCGCAGTAATTGCAAATTGGTGAAAATGCTGGTGCCGCCGAAGCGGATAGAGGCATCACCTTCGACCTGTCCAGTAACGAGAATGACTGTTTGTGCGTCTGGTGGCCGTTGCCAGGGCTTTCCGGGAAGGTTGTATTTGGTAAGCCCCGCGTTGCAGATTGACTCGCGTAGCGCTTGCGCGCGGGTTAGCAGTGCGGCCTCGAAATTACCGCTAGCTAACATGTGTTCAAGGCGTGATGGCCGTGTGGCGTCGTAATAAATCCCCACATCATCGACTATCCACGAAAGCGGGCGTGCCTTGCCAGCGCCCAAGCCGACAGACCGTAAAAAGCCGTCCTCCACGCGATGGACTGGATAGGGATGATTCAATAACTCTGCATCATGTTTGCATCCCCAAGCCACCACTGGCATTGAGGGGGATGCGCGCTTTTTAGGTTTGACGAACCGAATTGCACTGCCGCTGAAAAAGAGCGCTGCTAATGGTTCTTTCCAGCGACTGAACCCGCATACCTGCACGGAAGCTGGCAGCAAGCTGCGGTGGCGGCGTTGCAGCCCCAACCATTCGATCAAGGACTCTGGCGTGCACGGAATGCCCCGTTCCGGGCAGACGTAGCGCGGATAGCGCACCAGGCTGGCATGAATCAACTGGGTAAGGCACACCGGAGTGCGTCGCGCTGGTGCCGGCAGGCGATCTTCAGTCAAGCCCCACCCTGCATAAAATGGCATACCCCAAGTGTGGACCTTTACATCCCATAACAAAGCATCAAACCCCAACTGGGATGTCATTACGTAAACCGCACGCATCTTGGGCAAAAGCTCGGCTGGATGTGTGTGTTGGGTCAGGATCTTCACACGCGGCAGCTTTGCTACCATAGCCAAGTCGAAATGTCCCATCTTGCGCCGAGCTAGCACGTCAGGATGTATTTTGAGAAGAACAGTGCTGTCGGGGTAACGGGCCAGAGCCGCACGGAGCATCGCCGTGAAATCACCAGCTGTTGCGCCTTGCAACGAAGCATCGCCCAAAGTCTGGTCTGCCACCAGCACACAGTTCTCTGGTAGAGCAGGCTGCTCAATGCGCGCATCGTTGTACTTGGAGATGCGCTGATCCTGCCACAGCGCTTTCAGCGCCGTAGCACGTTGATGCTGGTCTGCTGTCAGCGGTTCTGTAATCAACTGCTCCAATCGCGAGGGCTGGCTGGCATCGTAATAAATCCCTACGTCATCGACGATTAAGGACAGCGGTGGCTCCTCTGCACCTAGCCCCACAGAGCGGACAAAACCGTCTTCTAGGGTTAGCACTGGCTTACCTGCCTTGTACGCCTCGGCCATGGCCAGATGAGCGCTCGGTTTACGTCCCCATGCCATCACCCAGTCGGTCGCTAGAACGTCACCCACAGCTCCGTTCTGCAGCTCGAAATCGGGCAGTAGCGAAGGTAAGGTGGTGATCTGCTGAGCCCCTTTG from Pseudomonas kermanshahensis carries:
- a CDS encoding capsule biosynthesis protein: MAGFETTVEQFAGQEAPGQLIVEPTRRPLLGIPRNNFLFLQSVSSPFFSRLAQGLRAIDQRVHSISFNVGDVLYSSGSRRRCGLQTGELEGYYSQVFRDLDITDLVLFGDCRPVHQVAIKLARLQGIRVHVFEEGYFRPYWITLERDGVNNNSRLPRDPEWYREVGKYIPRYQNGKSFKLSFTARAAHDVIYHAGGALNALFYPKYRTHAPFNAAVEYAGFIRQGLRLLRARSRDDALVADVASERQPTYLLPLQLDSDAQIRDHSPFENMTQVIEHVIDSFSLNAPFNARLLVKNHPLTPGLVNYRRVTEALAREYDVADRVEFMESGHMPTLLSHINGMITVNSTAGASAILHGRPTITLADPIYAMPGLTHQGALADFWQSPDMPDIKLFHRFRNTVIHTTQVNGGFYTGCGIDMAVTNCLEVLMAKTSRIEKYL
- a CDS encoding capsular polysaccharide biosynthesis protein — its product is MDDALPRQRLLILSKGAQQITTLPSLLPDFELQNGAVGDVLATDWVMAWGRKPSAHLAMAEAYKAGKPVLTLEDGFVRSVGLGAEEPPLSLIVDDVGIYYDASQPSRLEQLITEPLTADQHQRATALKALWQDQRISKYNDARIEQPALPENCVLVADQTLGDASLQGATAGDFTAMLRAALARYPDSTVLLKIHPDVLARRKMGHFDLAMVAKLPRVKILTQHTHPAELLPKMRAVYVMTSQLGFDALLWDVKVHTWGMPFYAGWGLTEDRLPAPARRTPVCLTQLIHASLVRYPRYVCPERGIPCTPESLIEWLGLQRRHRSLLPASVQVCGFSRWKEPLAALFFSGSAIRFVKPKKRASPSMPVVAWGCKHDAELLNHPYPVHRVEDGFLRSVGLGAGKARPLSWIVDDVGIYYDATRPSRLEHMLASGNFEAALLTRAQALRESICNAGLTKYNLPGKPWQRPPDAQTVILVTGQVEGDASIRFGGTSIFTNLQLLRAVREKNPQAWVLYKPHPEVLAGTRSSGSDEAQTVHWCDEVIGDTPLQQLLAVVDEVHVLTSQSGFEALLRGVPVTTYGQPFYAGWGLTVDHELDDQVRRRRCRPVTLDELVAATLLLYPTYVSLVTNRFTTAEQTLYELQHWHALPQPGATSKWQDLKRRLSSLLGRKRPAN